One part of the candidate division WOR-3 bacterium genome encodes these proteins:
- a CDS encoding thymidine phosphorylase — MRYNFIDMLMKKRNGENLSSTEIEFIITGYTKGIIPDYQFSAFLMAIFFQGMSFKETTYLTKAMLYSGKRLNLSDIKIPKIDKHSTGGVGDKVSLILAPLVASCGVCVPMISGRSLGHTGGTLDKLESIPGFRTNLRLNEFKNQLKKINVGIIGQTEEIAPADKKIYSLRDVTGTVESIPLITASIMSKKLAEDLDGLVLDVKCGNGAFMRDYRKAKELAHYLVQTGKGFKVKTVAILTDMNDPLGLYIGNSLEIIETIECLKGNGQKDLMEITFTLSEHILRIAKLQGGRGLLLKKIKTGEALNKFREMIEHQGGNPKVIDDYNLLPVAKRSTLFSSPKTGYIKNIDTFKLGLLATKLGAGRLKKEDKIDPGCGFKIYKKTGDFVKKGEPVIEIFSDNKMLVKEVLNELSTVFLIKSEHSKRKKLIRDIIR; from the coding sequence ATGCGGTATAATTTTATAGATATGCTAATGAAAAAAAGAAATGGTGAAAATTTGAGTTCTACTGAAATTGAATTTATAATAACAGGATATACAAAAGGCATAATTCCAGATTACCAGTTTTCGGCTTTTTTAATGGCAATATTTTTCCAAGGTATGAGTTTTAAAGAAACAACATACCTGACCAAGGCGATGCTTTATTCAGGCAAAAGGCTCAATCTATCAGATATAAAAATTCCAAAAATAGACAAACATTCTACCGGTGGTGTTGGAGATAAAGTCTCTTTAATCCTTGCCCCTCTCGTTGCAAGTTGCGGTGTTTGTGTACCAATGATCTCTGGCAGGAGCCTTGGTCATACCGGTGGGACACTTGATAAGTTAGAATCAATACCAGGATTCAGAACAAATCTAAGGTTAAACGAATTCAAAAACCAATTAAAAAAAATCAATGTAGGAATAATTGGACAGACCGAAGAAATAGCGCCTGCTGATAAAAAGATTTATAGTCTGCGTGATGTAACTGGAACTGTCGAATCGATACCTTTGATTACCGCAAGCATTATGTCCAAAAAACTTGCTGAAGATCTTGACGGACTTGTCTTGGATGTGAAATGTGGCAATGGCGCGTTTATGAGAGATTATAGAAAAGCAAAAGAACTTGCGCATTATCTGGTTCAGACAGGCAAAGGGTTCAAAGTTAAAACAGTTGCTATTCTAACTGATATGAATGACCCACTCGGATTGTACATCGGTAATTCTCTTGAAATTATTGAAACAATTGAATGTCTCAAGGGCAATGGACAAAAAGATTTGATGGAGATAACATTTACTCTATCAGAACACATTTTAAGGATTGCCAAACTTCAAGGAGGAAGGGGGTTGTTGTTAAAAAAGATAAAGACTGGTGAGGCGCTCAACAAATTCAGAGAAATGATAGAACATCAAGGTGGAAATCCAAAGGTGATAGACGATTATAATCTATTACCAGTTGCGAAGAGAAGCACTTTATTCTCCTCCCCGAAAACTGGTTATATAAAAAATATTGATACCTTCAAATTAGGCTTGCTTGCCACAAAACTTGGTGCAGGAAGGTTGAAGAAAGAAGATAAAATTGATCCCGGTTGTGGTTTTAAAATTTATAAAAAAACCGGGGATTTTGTAAAAAAAGGTGAACCTGTCATTGAAATATTTTCTGATAACAAAATGCTTGTTAAAG
- a CDS encoding T9SS type A sorting domain-containing protein: MKRLASILLMMAVITIAFGANEDLRAPSDVPSHVFKVSRNPNGIPYTGRFATPTLVDTISLAPINSVGYCWGLAYDWERDALWVTQWNSAYPKMYAIQKHSPCTKVDSVTLGSGAPTYRLGIGYAGSNIMYMAGYNNTIYRIDLTNGTGSVYRTVSGTLEGLDFNPVDDVVYATDWTSNILGYAKPSQTGTWTTQGRPQYPCGVSGAYGTTAPTLLFQAEEANPAHFYQFRLTAGVPATSPESVWQCDPGQTQGYEADCAFDGQYVYILDQSGPDKIWVYDVGIILDDTIRWTFETGWQGWTHSSSYTFPNAWGVARSNLHSGWMPPNAQDSCLWFDDDAAGSGAPPLKDTALSPVIVPHSTTNWLKWGVTYNYLTTPEKLEVGIKYFDGSNWTVVPLKTYTADIPGTWDSADVSAYKTYPRLQVYAYYDDGNGWQWYGAIDNVTINGELYVATHDVGTTVINQPPDNLLPNTTYQPTATYKNFGNNNETFDVYFVIDSSGTIVYNQTQNITVNAGEDTVITFPNWICCGTTGITYTFKAYTVLAGDVNPANDTLTKNAVVNPTFWEILSAQFPSPSSGHSMATINDGKYMVFGIRTTGGYTNQTQIYDINAGSWTAGPNNPYGCGAYGTAQGVNGKYYRHGGTDSWPTALTRVDIYDPGSNQWSSGAPSPTANVDHVSGVYKDSLFFTFGGGNWGGAVSPHTNVYFYDTYLNTWTQATSMTGVGRGCAAGGVIDTFAIVACGYDGSSTYRNDYIVGIINPANCSQITWGSPTTIPGMTDGRYRVPSGVDHVNKELWVVCGQTASGSSAQTWSYNPYTNTWTNWNKPKPTPVGNVSPIAVTLSAAGDIGVFVASGYQGGSYVPAHEVFHTGHVPGVQEKPNAPISNLKFGFAPNMPNPTKDYTPISYTTTKAGKVTLRVYDATGRLVRTLVNRPNEPAGAKTVYWNGEDDNRRQVTGGVYFLKLEAEGKVATHKLVLVK, encoded by the coding sequence ATGAAGAGATTAGCATCAATATTATTAATGATGGCAGTTATAACAATTGCATTCGGTGCTAATGAAGACCTTAGGGCACCGAGTGATGTGCCATCACATGTTTTTAAGGTTTCAAGGAATCCAAACGGCATTCCTTATACCGGTCGGTTTGCAACCCCAACACTTGTGGATACGATTAGTCTCGCTCCAATAAATTCCGTAGGTTATTGCTGGGGTCTTGCCTATGACTGGGAAAGGGATGCACTCTGGGTTACTCAATGGAATAGCGCTTATCCTAAAATGTATGCGATTCAGAAACATTCTCCCTGTACAAAAGTTGATTCGGTTACCCTTGGTTCTGGAGCTCCAACATATCGTCTTGGTATTGGCTATGCTGGTAGTAACATAATGTACATGGCAGGATACAACAATACGATCTACCGCATTGACTTGACCAATGGTACAGGGTCGGTCTATCGCACAGTCAGCGGCACACTTGAAGGTCTTGATTTCAATCCTGTTGATGATGTAGTTTATGCTACGGACTGGACATCAAACATTCTTGGATATGCCAAGCCCTCCCAGACTGGAACCTGGACTACACAGGGTAGACCGCAATATCCTTGCGGAGTCAGTGGTGCCTATGGGACTACTGCACCAACATTATTATTCCAGGCTGAAGAGGCTAATCCTGCCCATTTCTACCAATTCCGTCTGACTGCTGGTGTGCCTGCGACATCACCAGAATCGGTCTGGCAGTGTGACCCAGGACAGACCCAGGGATATGAGGCAGACTGCGCATTCGATGGTCAGTATGTATATATCCTTGACCAGTCAGGTCCTGATAAAATTTGGGTCTATGATGTGGGAATTATCCTTGATGATACAATCCGCTGGACATTTGAAACTGGATGGCAGGGTTGGACTCATTCAAGTTCTTATACATTCCCTAATGCGTGGGGAGTGGCACGTTCCAATTTACATAGCGGCTGGATGCCACCAAATGCCCAGGATTCCTGCTTATGGTTTGATGATGATGCCGCAGGTAGTGGTGCACCACCATTAAAAGATACCGCACTTTCTCCAGTCATTGTTCCACATTCAACAACAAACTGGCTAAAATGGGGAGTGACATACAATTACTTAACTACTCCAGAGAAACTTGAAGTAGGTATAAAATACTTTGATGGTTCTAACTGGACAGTTGTGCCACTAAAGACCTACACTGCTGATATTCCAGGAACATGGGATTCAGCCGATGTAAGTGCTTATAAGACCTATCCAAGACTACAGGTTTATGCGTACTACGATGATGGTAATGGCTGGCAGTGGTATGGTGCGATTGACAATGTTACTATCAATGGTGAACTCTATGTTGCAACCCATGATGTGGGAACGACTGTGATTAACCAACCGCCCGATAATTTGTTGCCAAATACAACATATCAGCCAACCGCGACCTACAAGAACTTTGGTAATAACAACGAAACCTTTGATGTTTATTTTGTGATTGATTCTTCAGGAACGATTGTTTATAACCAGACCCAGAATATCACTGTCAATGCAGGTGAAGATACGGTTATTACATTCCCTAACTGGATTTGTTGTGGGACAACCGGTATTACCTACACCTTCAAGGCATATACTGTTTTGGCAGGCGATGTTAATCCAGCAAATGACACTCTGACAAAGAATGCGGTTGTTAATCCTACATTCTGGGAAATTCTCTCTGCTCAATTCCCATCCCCGAGTTCAGGACATTCAATGGCAACAATAAATGACGGTAAGTACATGGTATTTGGCATCAGAACAACCGGCGGTTATACAAATCAGACTCAAATCTATGATATCAATGCCGGTTCTTGGACTGCTGGTCCAAATAATCCTTATGGTTGTGGTGCTTATGGTACTGCCCAGGGTGTGAATGGCAAGTACTACAGACACGGTGGAACCGATTCCTGGCCCACCGCATTGACAAGGGTTGATATATATGACCCAGGTAGTAATCAGTGGTCAAGCGGAGCGCCGTCACCAACAGCGAATGTTGATCATGTATCTGGTGTATACAAAGATTCGCTCTTCTTTACATTTGGTGGTGGTAATTGGGGTGGAGCTGTGTCTCCGCATACGAATGTCTATTTCTATGATACCTATTTGAATACCTGGACCCAGGCAACCTCAATGACCGGTGTTGGCAGAGGTTGTGCTGCGGGCGGAGTGATTGACACATTTGCAATTGTTGCCTGTGGTTACGATGGTTCCTCGACATACAGAAATGATTATATTGTTGGTATAATCAATCCTGCAAACTGCTCTCAGATCACCTGGGGTTCACCGACAACGATTCCTGGTATGACTGATGGCCGTTATCGTGTACCAAGTGGTGTTGACCATGTAAATAAAGAACTCTGGGTTGTATGCGGTCAGACGGCAAGTGGTTCAAGTGCCCAGACCTGGTCATATAATCCATATACAAATACCTGGACCAACTGGAATAAACCTAAACCTACACCTGTGGGCAATGTTTCACCGATTGCAGTCACCTTGAGTGCTGCAGGAGATATTGGTGTATTTGTTGCCAGCGGTTATCAGGGTGGTTCTTATGTTCCTGCCCATGAAGTTTTCCATACGGGCCATGTGCCTGGTGTGCAGGAAAAACCGAATGCACCAATCTCCAATCTTAAATTCGGATTTGCTCCTAATATGCCGAATCCAACAAAAGATTACACGCCTATTTCATACACTACAACGAAGGCTGGAAAGGTAACGCTTAGGGTTTATGATGCAACTGGTAGACTTGTGCGCACACTCGTTAATCGTCCAAATGAGCCTGCGGGTGCAAAGACTGTTTACTGGAATGGCGAAGATGATAATCGGAGACAGGTTACTGGTGGTGTTTACTTCCTGAAACTTGAGGCAGAAGGTAAAGTTGCCACACATAAACTCGTCCTCGTGAAATAA